A portion of the Acidiphilium multivorum AIU301 genome contains these proteins:
- a CDS encoding helix-turn-helix domain-containing protein, translating to MSNERFSSVWDAIEDTPAEAENMKLRSALIMALKERITREGLSQSQAAKLFGVTQPRISDLLRGKINLFGLDTLVNMAVAAGLHVELRVMEAA from the coding sequence ATGAGCAACGAACGCTTTTCAAGCGTATGGGACGCGATCGAGGACACCCCGGCCGAGGCCGAAAATATGAAGCTTCGTTCAGCGTTGATTATGGCGCTCAAAGAGCGGATCACCCGTGAAGGATTGAGCCAGAGCCAAGCCGCCAAGCTTTTCGGCGTCACGCAACCTCGCATTTCCGATCTGCTGCGCGGCAAGATTAACCTCTTTGGCCTGGATACCTTGGTCAACATGGCGGTCGCAGCTGGTTTGCATGTTGAGTTGCGGGTGATGGAAGCGGCGTGA
- a CDS encoding type II toxin-antitoxin system RelE/ParE family toxin: MSARREAGHQLDQVQQGRDPDDWKPMRTIGQGVREIRIRDEAGAFRVIYVAKFADTIYVLHCFQKKTQATSKPDLELATKRYRDLVKELNS; the protein is encoded by the coding sequence ATGTCCGCCCGCCGCGAAGCCGGGCACCAACTGGATCAAGTGCAACAAGGTCGTGACCCTGACGACTGGAAGCCAATGCGAACGATCGGGCAAGGCGTTCGAGAAATTAGGATTCGGGATGAGGCAGGTGCATTCCGTGTGATTTATGTCGCCAAGTTCGCAGACACGATTTACGTCCTGCACTGCTTTCAAAAGAAAACCCAGGCAACCAGTAAACCGGACTTAGAATTAGCGACAAAGCGATATCGGGATCTAGTGAAGGAGCTAAACTCATGA